The sequence ATTGTTTTTAAAACTAAATGTCATTTGTGCGTTTACTTCGTTTGTTATACTCATTAACGGACCGACTTGTACAGTTATAGGGTTTGCAGTATCATGCAAACTGTATGCACATTCTAATGTGATAGTTCCTCCCGGTTGTACTTCCGCTAATGACGGTTGTGCGTCCATTACATCGGGCATCATTGTAGCTACATTACATTGTATGGAATTTTGAAAAGCATTAGCACTTACAGAAGTAAGAAATGATGCGTTGGCATTACTGTTATTTGTAAAGTTATATGTTACTATAATTGCCGGATTACCCTGAAAATCTGTTGCTGTTTTTGCAGTTACTATTTCAACATCATATTTACCGCTTACGGTTCCTTTGTTTTTCTGTTTAGGCTGTTCCGTAGCAGGAATAGACGTTGGTTCTGATACTGAATCAGTTGTTGTTTGCTGATTTGATGTTGTACTTTGTGTATTTGCAGTTTGACTGTTTACACAAGAACACAATGATAAAGTTAAAATAATTGAAAATAACAAAATTGTTTTTTTCATAATAAAATCCTTTCTCTTTATATGTATTTTTGCTGCAAATGACGGTTTGCACCCCGCTTCTCCTTTCCGTCAATATTTCCACATATTAAAAAATGCGTGGTATAAAATTCTATACCACGCATAAAAACGAGGCTTAGAATTTGTTACCACACATTTTCTGATATATGAAAAACTTTAATTTTGCAGCGAAAATAACAGTATCTCAATATATAAAGCCTGCGTTTTATACAAACACAAACTGTTATTATATGTACTGCAAAAAAAGAATATTCCTAAAATTGAATACTCTAAGTAAAGTTATAAAAATGTAAAGTTATATATATCATATAACAGAAAAAATGTGGTATTTTTTTTATATCATATTTTGAACATAAATCAACAATTATTTATAGAATATATAGAAAAAAGGTAATTTGAAATAAAATAATATTGACATTGATTAATATTTTTGATAAAATACAAGTAGATAAAAGAGTGACTTAACGGTTGTTCTGCTAAATTTTATGGTTTTTATGTAGATGAAATTAATCTACCAAAGTCGCCTATTGTATCAGAATGGGCGGCTTTATTTTTTTATCATATACACAAGCAAAAATACAATTACTAAGGCAAATGTAAATTCACTCATTATATTTGTTCCTTTCCCGTAAGTCAGAACAACCGCCCGGTCACTCTAATACTACAAGGGATTAAATTGCTAATCCACTAAAAATTATAACATATGATTAATCTTACAGTTAATAATAATACAAATTTGAAATAATATTGAAAACAAAAAGCCCCCAAACAAAGCTATATAGCCAAATTCGGGGACAATTCCTTGGAGCTAACGAGCGGAGTCGAACCGCCGACCTCTTCATTACCAATGTATATAAAAGGTTTTTGTATCTTATTGTATGTTGTTATAAAATGGCTTAG is a genomic window of Hominilimicola fabiformis containing:
- a CDS encoding DUF5067 domain-containing protein, yielding MKKTILLFSIILTLSLCSCVNSQTANTQSTTSNQQTTTDSVSEPTSIPATEQPKQKNKGTVSGKYDVEIVTAKTATDFQGNPAIIVTYNFTNNSNANASFLTSVSANAFQNSIQCNVATMMPDVMDAQPSLAEVQPGGTITLECAYSLHDTANPITVQVGPLMSITNEVNAQMTFSFKNN